One Acidobacteriota bacterium genomic window, GGGCGCGAGGAGGCGTCCGGGGGGGACCTTGGAGGCGAGGCGCTCCCCCAGGGCGCGCCCGGTGTGGGGGTCCGGCACGAGGTCGGCCTCCCGTCCGCGGGCCTTCAGGGCGCGGGCCGTGGCGGGCCCCACGGCGGCCGTGCGCAGGCGAAGGGGCCAGCGAACCCCCGCCGCGTCCACCCAGTCCAGAAAGTGGCGGACGGCGTTCTCGCTCGTGAAGGCGCACCAGTCGTAGGAGGAGAGGGAGGCCAGCGCCTCCTGGGCGGCCCCGTTGGGTGGAACGGGCGCGATCTCGAAAACGGGGATCCTCAGGACGTGGCCGCCGGCGGATTGAATGGCCTCGGCCAGCCGGTCCCCCTGGCCCGCGGGGCGCGTGACGAGGACCCTCCGCCCCACCAGGGCGCCCATCTCAGGCTCCCGAGAGGAGGGCGGCGGCCCCCCGGTCCATGAAGACGGCCAGGAGGGAATCGGCCAGGGCCTCCCCACCGGAGGCCGGCCCCTCGGCGCGGTCCCGGATGTGGCGGTCTCCCGACACGGTGGAGAGGAAGCCCCTGAGGACCATGCGCCCGCCCTGGATGGAGGCGTGGATCCCCAGGGGGGTGGTGCAGGAGCCGCCCAGGCCGCGCAGGAAGCGCCGCTCCGCGTCCACGCACAGGCGGGCCGGAGCGTCCTCCAGGGGGCGCAGGAGGTCCAGCACCGCACCGTCGTCGCGCCGGGCTTCGATGGCCAGGGCCCCCTGGCCCACGGCGGGGATCATCTCGTCCACCGAGAACGGGCGGGTGATGCGCCCCCCGAAGCCCAGCCGCTTGAGCCCGGCGGCGGCGAGGACGGCGGCGTCGATCTCCCCCGAATCCACCTTCTTCAGGCGCGTCTCCACGTTGCCGCGAAGGCCCCGCACGTCCCATTCCGGGTGGAGGAGCAGGGCCTGGTGGCGCCGCCTCAGGCTCCCGGTGCCCACGCGGGCCGCCCGGGGGAGGGCCTCCAGGGGGCTCCCCTGAGGCAGGACGAGGGCGTCGCGGGGGTCCTCCCGCTGGGGGACGCACGCCAGGACGAGGGCTTCGGGGTTCTCGGCGGGGTAGTCCTTGAGGCTGTGGATGGCCAGGTCCGCCCGGCCCTCCAGGAGGGCCACCTGGATCTCCTTCACGAAGAGGCCCTTGCCGCCCACCTCCAGGAGCGCGCGGTCCTGGATCAGGTCCCCGCTCGTCTTCATGGGGACAATCTGAACGCGCAGGCCCCCGGCGAGGGCCTCGAGGCGGGACTTCACGTAGTTGGCCTGCCACAGGGCCAGGGCGCTTCCCCGAGTGGCCAGGCGGAGCTTCGTGAGGCTCACGATTCCTCCCTCTCGTCTCCGCCTTCGGCGGGAAAGAGCTGTTTGAAGATCTGGAGGGCCTGGGCCGCCTCCTCCTCGAGGACGAGGCGCTTGACCTGGGTGATGGGTGCGTGGAGCACCTTGTGGACGGTTCGGCGCACGGCGTTGCGCACCACCTCCTGCTGTTTCGAGGTGAGGGGCCCGAGCTTCCGGAAGGCCTCCTCCACCTCCGCCTCCTGGATGCGTCCCACCCAGCCCATGAGCCCCTGGATCACCTCCGAGAGCTGGCGGTGCTCCAGGAAGCGGGCGTACAGGTCGAGCTCCGAGGCGATCATGGCCTCGGCCTCGGCGGCCCGCCCCTTTCGCTCCTCCAGCCCCTCGTCCGCCACCTGCTGGAGGGAGTCGATGTTGTAGAGGTAGACCCCGTCCAGGTCGCCCACCTCGGGCTCCACGTCCCGCGGCACGGCGATGTCCACCAGGAAGAGGCTGGCCCAGCGCCTCAGCTTCATGACGGTCTCCGCCATGGCGCGGAGGATGATGGGCCTGGGGGCTCCCGTGGAGGAAATGACGATGTCGCTGTGGATGAGGGCCTTGGGGAAGTCCTCCCAGGGCACGACCTCGGCCCCGAAGGCCGAGGCGAACTCCCGGGCTCGCTCCAGGGTGCGGTTGGCCACCTTCACCTTCTGGACGCCGTGGTCCACGAAGTGGGTCGCCACGATGCGGCTCATCTCGCCCGCGCCGAGGAGGAGGATGCGCTTCTGGGAGAGGTCGGCGAAGATCCCCCGGGCGAGGTTGAAGGCCGCGTAGGAAACGGTCACGGGCCGCTGGCCGATGCCCGTCTCCGTCCGCACCTGCTTGGCCACGTGGAAGGCCTTCTGGAAGAGGAGGTTCAGGGGGGCGCTCACGGAGCCCGCATCCCGGGCCAGGAAGTAGGCGTCCTTCACCTGACCGAAGATCTGCGGCTCGCCGAGGATCATGGAATCCAGCCCCGAGGCCACGCGGAAGAGGTGGGCCACGGCCTCCCGGTTCCGATGGACGTAAAAGAGGTCCCGGGCGAAGGGGCGCCCAGGGCTCCGCCAGGACTCGAGGAGGTCCAGGAGGGCGCCGGAGTCGGCGCCTTCGGGAACGTCCGCGTAGAGTTCCACGCGGTTGCACGTGGAGAGCAGAACCGCCCCCTGGGCCAATCCCCGTTCGGCCAGGGCCCTCAGGAAGGGCCCCTTCTCCTCGTCGGCGAAGGCCAGGCATTCGCGCACGTCCACGGGCGCCCGGGTGTGGTTGAGACCGATCAGCAGAAGGTCGCTCAATGCCAGAGGATCCCCAAGAGAATCAGGACCGAAAAGGCCGCCCCCGCCACCACGAGGTAGGAGCGCCGCCGGGGGTGGACCCGGGCCGAAATCCAGCCGTAGATCGCGAAGCCGAGCACCAGCCAGGCCACCACGCTCGCCCCCTCGAGAACCCCGGGGCGCCACTCGGTGCGCTCCCCGTGGAGGAGGCCGTAGAGGACGGAGGAGAAGATGCCGAGGGTGAAGAGAGGATACCCCGCCAGGAGGAGGCGCGTGCTCCACCGCTCCGCCTCCTCCAGCGAGGGAAGGGGCAGGGGGGAGGGCGCCCGGCGCCGCCGCAGGCTGTGGTCCTGCATGATGAAGATGGTGGCGTAGAGGAAGGAAACGAAGAAGAAGGCGATGCCGAAGATGAGCAGAAAGATGTGGACCGCGAACCAGGCCGTGTGGAAGTAGGGCTTCACCTCCACGGGCGTGTCGGGGATGGCGGCCCCCAGCACGTAGCAAAGGGTCACCAGGGGCATGAGGAAGAAGGTGAGAATCCGGCTTCGGTGAAGGGGGTAGAGGAGAAAATAGAGCGCCATCACCGCCCAGGCGGTCAGCTGGAAGAGTTCGTGTAGGTTCGTGGCGGGAGGCACCCCCGAGGCGAGCCAGAGGCGCGATTCGCCGGCGGTCTGGAAGGCGAAGCCCGCGGCCGCCGAAAGGACCGTGGCCACCCAGAGGGCCTTCTCCCTGAACCCCCCGTAGAGGAGGGCCATCCCCATGGCGACCACGTAGGCCAACAGCGCGACGTTGAAGAGCGTCATGGGAGTCTCCCGGCGATCCAGCCGCCGCCGACGACCGCGTCGCCCCGGTAGGCCACCGCCGCCTGCCCGGGCGTCACGGGGTGGGTGGAATCGGTAAATTCTACCACCACCCCTTCCGCCCCTTCCAGGAGACGGGCGTCCAGGGGCTCGTGATGATACCTCACCTGGACCCGCGCCGTCTCCGGCCGCTCCTCCGGCGGGACGTGCCAGGTCCAGTCCTTCGCCAGAAAGCGCCGCGCCCCCGCCCACGCCTTGGGGCCCACGGTGACCTCCCCCGATCCGGCGTCCAGGGCCACCACGTAGAGGGGGTGCGCGTCGGGGATTCCCAGCCCCCGCCTCTGGCCCACCGTGAAGCGGTGGATTCCGTCGTGGGAGCGGAGGACCCTCCCGTCCACGTGGCGGATGAGGCCCGGACGCCTGTCCTTCGCCGCCAGGCGGCTTTCCACGAAGGCGGCGTAGTTCCCCTCCGCCACGAAACAGATGTCCTGGCTCTCCGCCTTCTCCGCCGTGGGCAGCCCCGCGCGGCGGGCCCGCTCCCGCACCTCCTCCTTGACGAGTTCTCCGACGGGCAGCGCCAGCCCCTCCCTCTGCGCCTCCGTGAGGGGGAAGAGGACGTAGGACTGGTCCTTGTCGGCATCCCGGCCCCGGAACAGGCGCGGGCGTCCCTCCACGGGGACGATGCGAGCGTGGTGGCCCGTGGCGAGGGCCGAGAAGCCCGACTGTCGGGCGTACTCCCAAAGCGTGCCGAACTTCACCCTCTCGTTGCACCGGATGCAGGGATTGGGGGTTCGGCCCCGGGCGTACTCCTGCACGAAGGGCTCCACGACGAGGCGTTCGAAGGCCTCCTGGTGCTCCAGGGTGCGGTGTTCGATCCCGAGGGTCTTCGCCACCGCCCGGGCGTCGCAGGCGTCCTCCAGTCCGCAGCAGGATTTCCGGACAGACGACGCGCACGAGTCGTACAGGCGCAACGTCACGCCCACGACGTCCCAGCCGGCTTCGAGAAGGAGGAGCGCCGCCACCGAGGAGTCCACCCCCCCGGACATGGCCACGAGGATTTTTCGTCTCATCCGGTTACGGCAGGTCGTCGGTGACGATCAGCATGAGCGTGGTGACGCCCACCCGGAACTCGGTCTGGTTCTCGATGGGCAGGGACGTGATGCGCTGTTCGTTGACGTAGGTCCCGTTCGTGCTTTTCAGGTCGCGCAGGGTGATGGCGCCGGCGCGGAATTCCACCTGGGCGTGGCTTCTCGAAACCTCGCTGTCGCTGAGGACGGCGTCCGCGGGCGGGACCCGTCCGATGACGAAAACGGGGCGGTCCACCGAAAAGATCTTCCCCGTGTCGGGGCCCT contains:
- a CDS encoding uroporphyrinogen-III synthase, with translation MGALVGRRVLVTRPAGQGDRLAEAIQSAGGHVLRIPVFEIAPVPPNGAAQEALASLSSYDWCAFTSENAVRHFLDWVDAAGVRWPLRLRTAAVGPATARALKARGREADLVPDPHTGRALGERLASKVPPGRLLAPGGDQAREDLHEILQRAGWEVTRLVCYENRALALTHSQVYALEQGLDAALFASPSAVRALWGQIPESARNVLRAAACLPIGPTTAAALREAGLEPAAVPEAHTTEGVLAALENVLAHRPR
- the hemC gene encoding hydroxymethylbilane synthase → MSLTKLRLATRGSALALWQANYVKSRLEALAGGLRVQIVPMKTSGDLIQDRALLEVGGKGLFVKEIQVALLEGRADLAIHSLKDYPAENPEALVLACVPQREDPRDALVLPQGSPLEALPRAARVGTGSLRRRHQALLLHPEWDVRGLRGNVETRLKKVDSGEIDAAVLAAAGLKRLGFGGRITRPFSVDEMIPAVGQGALAIEARRDDGAVLDLLRPLEDAPARLCVDAERRFLRGLGGSCTTPLGIHASIQGGRMVLRGFLSTVSGDRHIRDRAEGPASGGEALADSLLAVFMDRGAAALLSGA
- the hemA gene encoding glutamyl-tRNA reductase, which produces MSDLLLIGLNHTRAPVDVRECLAFADEEKGPFLRALAERGLAQGAVLLSTCNRVELYADVPEGADSGALLDLLESWRSPGRPFARDLFYVHRNREAVAHLFRVASGLDSMILGEPQIFGQVKDAYFLARDAGSVSAPLNLLFQKAFHVAKQVRTETGIGQRPVTVSYAAFNLARGIFADLSQKRILLLGAGEMSRIVATHFVDHGVQKVKVANRTLERAREFASAFGAEVVPWEDFPKALIHSDIVISSTGAPRPIILRAMAETVMKLRRWASLFLVDIAVPRDVEPEVGDLDGVYLYNIDSLQQVADEGLEERKGRAAEAEAMIASELDLYARFLEHRQLSEVIQGLMGWVGRIQEAEVEEAFRKLGPLTSKQQEVVRNAVRRTVHKVLHAPITQVKRLVLEEEAAQALQIFKQLFPAEGGDEREES
- the ccsA gene encoding cytochrome c biogenesis protein CcsA, translating into MTLFNVALLAYVVAMGMALLYGGFREKALWVATVLSAAAGFAFQTAGESRLWLASGVPPATNLHELFQLTAWAVMALYFLLYPLHRSRILTFFLMPLVTLCYVLGAAIPDTPVEVKPYFHTAWFAVHIFLLIFGIAFFFVSFLYATIFIMQDHSLRRRRAPSPLPLPSLEEAERWSTRLLLAGYPLFTLGIFSSVLYGLLHGERTEWRPGVLEGASVVAWLVLGFAIYGWISARVHPRRRSYLVVAGAAFSVLILLGILWH
- the mnmA gene encoding tRNA 2-thiouridine(34) synthase MnmA; translated protein: MRRKILVAMSGGVDSSVAALLLLEAGWDVVGVTLRLYDSCASSVRKSCCGLEDACDARAVAKTLGIEHRTLEHQEAFERLVVEPFVQEYARGRTPNPCIRCNERVKFGTLWEYARQSGFSALATGHHARIVPVEGRPRLFRGRDADKDQSYVLFPLTEAQREGLALPVGELVKEEVRERARRAGLPTAEKAESQDICFVAEGNYAAFVESRLAAKDRRPGLIRHVDGRVLRSHDGIHRFTVGQRRGLGIPDAHPLYVVALDAGSGEVTVGPKAWAGARRFLAKDWTWHVPPEERPETARVQVRYHHEPLDARLLEGAEGVVVEFTDSTHPVTPGQAAVAYRGDAVVGGGWIAGRLP
- a CDS encoding FHA domain-containing protein, translated to MVVTCPSCQKKFRLEEKHFGGKPRMRFQCPSCGQAIEAVREEATAPPEPPSSGPSTQKLKKVEGTWSGSQVPDQELLAMPGGKRVSIAVIQGPDTGKIFSVDRPVFVIGRVPPADAVLSDSEVSRSHAQVEFRAGAITLRDLKSTNGTYVNEQRITSLPIENQTEFRVGVTTLMLIVTDDLP